In a single window of the Nocardioides sp. L-11A genome:
- a CDS encoding ABC transporter ATP-binding protein encodes MSMESIAWNQVYRGMHGPDEQRAFSAATAKRIFRFARPHRRKLVGFVVLSVLTAGLAVATPVLAGDVVNAIVAGDSRGVVVRLALAIAVLAVLDAALGLVARWLSSKIGEGLILDLRTAVFDHVQRMPVAFFSRTRTGALVSRLNNDVIGAQRAFSQTLSGVVGNLVTLVLTLVVMLGISWQVTLLALVLLPVFVVPARRMGRRLAGIQREAADHNAAMGNQMTERFSAPGATLVKLFGRPEQESAEFAARARRVAEIGVRTAMVQTTFVTALTLVSALAVAVVYGLGGALALDGTLDAGDVVALSLLLTRLYAPLTALASARVEVMSALVSFERVFEVLDLEPLITDRPGAGRVPDGPVGVELDDVRFAYPSADKVSLASLEAVATLDTRGGEEVLHGISLRAEPGQVVALVGSSGAGKSTIAQLVSRLYDVDAGAVRLAGVDVRDLTAASIRGTVGMVTQDGHLFHDTIRGNLLLARPEASEQDLWDALSRARLADLVGALPDGLDTVVGERGYRLSGGERQRLTIARLLLKQPRVVILDEATASLDSTSEAAVQAALGEALAGRTALVIAHRLSTIRAADLIVVVEDGRIVERGTHAALLAAGGRYEELYRTQFSEASPDRVS; translated from the coding sequence ATGAGCATGGAGTCGATCGCCTGGAACCAGGTCTACCGGGGGATGCACGGGCCGGACGAGCAGCGGGCCTTCAGCGCCGCGACGGCGAAGCGGATCTTCCGCTTCGCGCGGCCGCACCGCCGCAAGCTGGTCGGCTTCGTGGTGCTGAGCGTCCTCACGGCCGGTCTGGCCGTCGCCACGCCGGTGCTGGCCGGCGACGTCGTCAACGCGATCGTCGCCGGTGACAGCCGTGGCGTCGTGGTCCGGCTGGCGCTGGCGATCGCCGTGCTCGCCGTACTCGACGCGGCGCTGGGGCTGGTGGCGCGCTGGCTGTCGTCCAAGATCGGCGAGGGACTGATCCTGGATCTGCGCACCGCCGTCTTCGACCATGTGCAGCGGATGCCGGTGGCCTTCTTCAGCCGTACCCGCACCGGCGCGCTGGTCAGCCGGCTCAACAACGACGTGATCGGGGCGCAGCGGGCGTTCAGCCAGACTCTGTCCGGCGTCGTCGGCAACCTGGTGACGCTGGTGCTGACCCTGGTCGTGATGCTCGGCATCTCCTGGCAGGTCACCCTGCTCGCCCTGGTGCTGCTGCCGGTGTTCGTGGTCCCCGCGCGGCGGATGGGCCGGCGCCTGGCCGGCATCCAGCGGGAGGCCGCCGACCACAACGCGGCGATGGGCAACCAGATGACCGAGCGGTTCTCGGCGCCCGGCGCGACCCTGGTCAAGCTGTTCGGTCGTCCCGAGCAGGAGTCCGCCGAGTTCGCGGCGCGGGCCCGGCGGGTGGCCGAGATCGGCGTCCGCACGGCCATGGTGCAGACCACCTTCGTGACCGCGCTGACCCTCGTGTCGGCGCTCGCCGTCGCGGTCGTCTACGGACTGGGCGGCGCGCTCGCCCTCGACGGCACCCTCGACGCCGGCGACGTCGTCGCGCTCTCGCTGCTGCTGACCCGGCTCTACGCGCCGCTGACCGCGCTGGCCAGCGCGCGGGTGGAGGTGATGAGCGCCCTGGTGAGCTTCGAGCGGGTCTTCGAGGTGCTCGACCTGGAGCCGCTGATCACGGACCGGCCCGGTGCGGGCCGGGTGCCCGACGGTCCGGTCGGCGTCGAGCTCGACGACGTCCGCTTCGCCTATCCGTCGGCGGACAAGGTCTCGCTCGCGTCCCTGGAGGCGGTCGCCACCCTCGACACCCGCGGGGGCGAGGAGGTGCTGCACGGCATCTCGCTGCGTGCCGAGCCCGGCCAGGTGGTCGCCCTCGTCGGCTCCTCCGGTGCGGGGAAGTCGACGATCGCGCAGCTGGTGTCGCGGCTGTACGACGTCGATGCGGGCGCCGTCCGCCTCGCGGGCGTCGACGTCCGCGACCTGACCGCCGCGTCGATCCGCGGGACGGTGGGGATGGTGACCCAGGACGGTCACCTGTTCCACGACACCATCCGCGGCAACCTGCTGCTGGCCCGCCCGGAGGCGAGCGAGCAGGACCTGTGGGACGCCCTGAGCCGGGCCCGGCTGGCCGACCTGGTCGGCGCCCTGCCCGACGGACTGGACACCGTGGTGGGGGAGCGCGGCTACCGGCTCTCGGGCGGGGAGCGACAGCGGCTCACCATCGCCCGGCTGCTGCTCAAGCAGCCGCGTGTGGTGATCCTCGACGAGGCCACGGCGTCGTTGGACTCGACGTCCGAGGCCGCGGTGCAGGCGGCGCTGGGCGAGGCGCTCGCCGGGCGGACCGCACTCGTCATCGCGCACCGGCTCTCCACCATCCGGGCGGCGGACCTGATCGTCGTGGTGGAGGACGGGCGGATCGTCGAGCGAGGGACCCACGCGGCGCTGCTGGCGGCGGGTGGCCGGTATGAGGAGCTGTACCGCACCCAGTTCTCCGAAGCGTCCCCGGATCGTGTATCTTGA
- a CDS encoding dihydrofolate reductase family protein: MRTLIYTAFVSLDGVVQAPGPEDDYRNGGWTFQGIDFQEDVYELKAREQEEAGALLLGRVSYQAFAPVWPSMTDEFPRYNAMPKYVVSTTLEEGDLVTDWGETTILRSFDDVAGLKRTDGAPISVHGSASLARGLADAGLLDRYHLLVFPWVLGAGKRMWSETDKDRQRLELVESQSYANGVQKLCYDVVR, encoded by the coding sequence ATGCGCACCCTGATCTACACCGCCTTCGTCTCCCTCGACGGCGTCGTCCAGGCCCCCGGGCCCGAGGACGACTACCGCAACGGCGGCTGGACCTTCCAGGGCATCGACTTCCAGGAGGACGTCTACGAGCTCAAGGCGCGCGAGCAGGAGGAGGCCGGCGCGCTCCTGCTCGGCCGGGTCAGCTACCAGGCGTTCGCACCCGTGTGGCCCTCGATGACCGACGAGTTCCCCCGCTACAACGCGATGCCGAAGTATGTCGTCTCCACGACCCTCGAGGAGGGAGACCTGGTCACCGACTGGGGGGAGACCACGATCCTGCGCTCCTTCGACGACGTCGCCGGCCTCAAGCGGACCGACGGCGCGCCCATCTCGGTCCACGGCTCGGCCAGCCTGGCCCGCGGGCTGGCCGACGCCGGCCTGCTGGACCGCTACCACCTGCTGGTGTTCCCGTGGGTGCTCGGCGCCGGCAAGCGGATGTGGAGCGAGACCGACAAGGACCGCCAGCGGCTGGAGCTGGTCGAGAGCCAGAGCTACGCCAACGGCGTGCAGAAGCTCTGCTACGACGTCGTGCGCTGA
- a CDS encoding YhgE/Pip domain-containing protein, producing MNALRIAWSELSRLLSIRMGRITVLALVTVPTIYAGLYLYANHDPYSALDRVPTALVVEDAGATGLDGARLEAGREVADQLLDSRDFGWHEVDRATAKTGVDDGTYDFALVIPRGFSAALSSSAGAEPEQARITMITNDANSYLSTTIANTVATKVRDAIGEKVSQEAVGTFLLGIADVRQGLQQGADGAGQLQDGLREAKRGSRKLVGGSARLADGAGDLRDGATRLHDGLSTLATRTAALPRQARQLADGARQVADGDRKVADAGTKVADAVHAARVAYDGGRADLVAQMNQLGIDPAGQDRLLAVYDRVGAKVHAGDNRADGVRKQLNQLAAGAGQVATGADQLARSAPALVDGIGQARDGAGELSSGAARLTRGAGTLHDGTVELRSGLRQLTSGAGTLRDGLASGVEQVPDTTEESRQRIAETIANPIDVRARSDAAARNYGAGLAPFFLALAAWIGGYVLFLLVRPLSSRALAANQHPLRVALGGWLPPALIGAAQMTLAFVVVAVALDVGIVESLRTWLFMILISATFVAVVHLMNALLGTPGQFLALVLMVVQLVTAGGTFPWQTIPEPLHWLHQVLPMSYAVDGLRQLMYGGDPARALTAVLVLAAYLVGSLLLTSLVARRQRVWTPSRVKPTVVL from the coding sequence GTGAACGCCCTGCGCATCGCCTGGAGCGAGCTGTCCCGGCTGCTGAGCATCCGGATGGGCCGGATCACCGTGCTCGCACTGGTGACGGTCCCGACGATCTACGCCGGCCTCTACCTGTACGCCAACCACGACCCGTACTCGGCGCTGGACCGGGTGCCGACGGCCCTGGTCGTCGAGGACGCCGGGGCCACCGGACTCGACGGTGCCCGGCTGGAGGCCGGGCGGGAGGTGGCCGACCAGCTGCTCGATTCCCGGGACTTCGGCTGGCACGAGGTCGACCGCGCGACCGCGAAGACAGGTGTCGACGACGGCACCTACGACTTCGCGCTGGTGATCCCGCGTGGCTTCTCGGCGGCGCTGTCCAGCAGTGCGGGTGCCGAGCCGGAGCAGGCCCGGATCACGATGATCACCAATGACGCCAACTCCTATCTCTCCACGACCATCGCCAACACGGTCGCCACCAAGGTGCGCGACGCGATCGGCGAGAAGGTCTCCCAGGAGGCGGTCGGCACCTTCCTGCTGGGCATCGCCGACGTCCGGCAGGGCCTGCAGCAGGGCGCCGACGGCGCCGGACAGCTCCAGGACGGCCTGCGCGAGGCGAAGCGCGGCTCCCGCAAGCTCGTCGGCGGCAGCGCCCGCCTGGCCGACGGCGCGGGCGACCTGCGCGACGGCGCGACCCGGCTGCACGACGGACTGTCCACGCTCGCGACCCGGACCGCAGCGCTGCCCCGCCAGGCGCGGCAGCTCGCGGACGGTGCCCGACAGGTCGCCGACGGCGACCGGAAGGTGGCCGACGCGGGCACCAAGGTCGCCGACGCCGTCCACGCCGCCCGGGTCGCGTACGACGGCGGGCGCGCCGACCTCGTCGCCCAGATGAACCAGCTCGGGATCGACCCCGCCGGCCAGGACCGGCTGCTGGCCGTCTACGACCGGGTGGGCGCGAAGGTCCACGCCGGCGACAACCGGGCCGACGGGGTCCGCAAGCAGCTGAACCAGCTCGCCGCCGGCGCCGGCCAGGTGGCGACCGGCGCCGACCAGCTGGCCCGCTCGGCCCCGGCCCTGGTCGACGGCATCGGGCAGGCGCGCGACGGCGCCGGCGAGCTGTCGTCGGGCGCCGCCCGGCTGACCCGGGGGGCCGGGACCCTGCACGACGGGACCGTCGAGCTGCGCTCCGGCCTGCGACAGCTGACCAGCGGTGCCGGCACGCTCCGCGACGGTCTCGCCTCCGGTGTCGAGCAGGTGCCGGACACCACCGAGGAGTCCCGCCAGCGGATCGCCGAGACCATCGCCAACCCGATCGACGTCCGGGCCCGCAGTGACGCGGCGGCCCGCAACTACGGCGCGGGCCTGGCACCCTTCTTCCTGGCGCTGGCCGCCTGGATCGGCGGGTACGTCCTCTTCCTGCTCGTCCGTCCGCTGTCGAGCCGGGCGCTGGCGGCCAACCAGCACCCGCTGCGGGTCGCCCTCGGCGGCTGGCTGCCGCCGGCGCTGATCGGCGCGGCCCAGATGACCCTGGCGTTCGTCGTGGTCGCGGTCGCGCTCGACGTCGGCATCGTCGAGAGCCTGCGCACCTGGCTGTTCATGATCCTGATCTCGGCGACCTTCGTCGCCGTCGTCCACCTCATGAACGCGCTGCTGGGCACGCCCGGACAGTTCCTGGCGCTGGTGCTGATGGTCGTGCAGCTGGTGACCGCCGGCGGCACCTTCCCCTGGCAGACGATCCCCGAACCCCTGCACTGGCTGCACCAGGTGCTGCCGATGAGCTACGCCGTCGACGGACTGCGCCAGCTCATGTACGGCGGCGACCCGGCCCGGGCGCTGACCGCCGTGCTGGTGCTGGCGGCGTACCTCGTGGGGTCCCTGCTGCTCACCTCGCTCGTCGCGCGGCGCCAGCGGGTGTGGACGCCGAGTCGGGTGAAGCCGACCGTCGTGCTGTAG
- a CDS encoding M20 family metallopeptidase: MAPADAGSAALATAVAVRRSIHQHPELSFEEHRTARLIREHLDRIGLPYRAGVAGTGVVATLDTGRPGPVTAFRADLDALPITEDTDQPFRSTVAGVMHACGHDMHTGILLGLAELLAAEAAALTGTIVFVFQPGEEANGGAQRVIDAGGLSDAGVERIFALHVVPELPTGSIALRDGALTATDDEFEISVAGREAHSSQPELGVNALSVAARLVTALDGLCATLSPFSVATLNVASVHGGEAINVIPGDAEVRGMLRCVESADKLLLRERLITTAEAVAASMGAQATVRIVEGFPPVVNDPDLTATVRVAAREVLDPGAQIIELERPHLGSEDFAYYQQAVPGAMFMLGCERSGATGGGLHTPTFDPDEGALAVGLAVFSAIAHRVNGVT, from the coding sequence GTGGCACCCGCGGACGCCGGGTCGGCCGCGCTGGCGACGGCCGTCGCGGTACGCCGGTCGATCCACCAGCATCCCGAGCTGAGCTTCGAGGAGCACCGCACCGCCCGGCTGATCCGCGAGCACCTCGACCGGATCGGCCTGCCCTACCGGGCCGGCGTCGCGGGCACCGGTGTCGTCGCCACGCTCGACACCGGTCGCCCCGGCCCGGTCACCGCCTTCCGTGCCGACCTGGACGCGCTGCCGATCACGGAGGACACCGACCAGCCGTTCCGGTCCACGGTGGCGGGCGTGATGCACGCCTGCGGACACGACATGCACACCGGGATCCTGCTCGGGCTGGCCGAGCTGCTCGCCGCCGAGGCCGCCGCGCTGACCGGCACCATCGTCTTCGTCTTCCAGCCGGGCGAGGAGGCCAACGGCGGCGCACAGCGGGTCATCGACGCCGGCGGGCTCAGCGACGCCGGGGTCGAGCGGATCTTCGCCCTGCATGTCGTGCCCGAGCTGCCGACGGGCTCGATCGCGCTGCGCGACGGCGCCCTGACGGCGACCGACGACGAGTTCGAGATCTCCGTCGCCGGACGGGAGGCGCACAGCTCGCAGCCCGAGCTGGGCGTCAACGCCCTGTCGGTGGCGGCTCGGTTGGTCACGGCGCTCGACGGTCTGTGCGCCACGCTGAGCCCGTTCAGCGTGGCCACGTTGAACGTCGCCTCGGTCCATGGCGGAGAGGCGATCAACGTGATCCCCGGCGACGCCGAGGTGCGGGGCATGCTCCGGTGTGTCGAGTCGGCCGACAAGCTCCTGCTGCGCGAACGGCTGATCACGACGGCCGAGGCCGTCGCCGCGTCGATGGGCGCGCAGGCCACGGTGCGCATCGTCGAGGGCTTCCCGCCGGTGGTCAACGATCCGGACCTGACCGCCACGGTCCGCGTCGCCGCTCGCGAGGTCCTGGACCCGGGGGCGCAGATCATCGAGTTGGAGCGCCCTCACCTGGGCTCGGAGGACTTCGCCTACTACCAACAGGCGGTGCCCGGCGCGATGTTCATGCTCGGGTGTGAGCGATCCGGAGCCACCGGTGGCGGCCTGCACACCCCCACCTTCGATCCCGACGAGGGTGCCCTGGCCGTCGGTCTGGCGGTCTTCTCGGCGATCGCGCACCGGGTCAACGGCGTGACCTGA
- a CDS encoding isochorismatase family cysteine hydrolase has product MTSTPSDVTDEMVNAFADTYYGGLSSSIYATPVPLDPADTVLVLIDIQECITKEAFLKTFAALGVDSEPMLPILDRIEADMRATAANISAVLERCRETGIRPIHVRIQSHLPDAADTGALHTSAGMFYPPGSKDSEFLPEAMPREDEIVLNKTCSGIHVGTHIDQVLRNLGARKVLVVGFYTDQCISASVRDLSDLGYQVDLIEDAVGALSPQRHEYALQSIRKIYANSETTETLLGRLAELPAR; this is encoded by the coding sequence ATGACCTCCACCCCGTCCGACGTCACCGACGAGATGGTCAACGCCTTCGCCGACACCTACTACGGCGGGCTCAGCTCCAGCATCTACGCGACGCCCGTGCCGCTCGACCCCGCGGACACGGTGCTGGTCCTGATCGACATCCAGGAGTGCATCACCAAGGAGGCGTTCCTCAAGACCTTCGCCGCGCTCGGCGTCGACTCCGAGCCGATGCTGCCGATCCTCGACCGCATCGAGGCCGACATGCGCGCCACGGCGGCCAACATCTCGGCCGTGCTGGAGCGGTGCCGCGAGACGGGGATCCGCCCGATCCACGTGCGCATCCAGTCCCACCTCCCCGACGCCGCGGACACCGGCGCGCTGCACACCTCGGCGGGCATGTTCTACCCGCCGGGCTCGAAGGACTCCGAGTTCCTCCCCGAGGCGATGCCGCGGGAGGACGAGATCGTCCTCAACAAGACCTGCTCCGGCATCCACGTCGGGACCCACATCGACCAGGTGCTGCGCAACCTCGGCGCCCGGAAGGTCCTGGTGGTGGGCTTCTACACCGACCAGTGCATCAGCGCCTCGGTGCGCGACCTCTCCGACCTCGGCTACCAGGTCGACCTCATCGAGGACGCGGTCGGCGCCCTCAGCCCGCAGCGCCACGAGTACGCGCTGCAGAGCATCCGGAAGATCTACGCGAACTCCGAGACCACCGAGACGCTGCTGGGCCGCCTGGCCGAGCTCCCCGCGCGCTAG
- a CDS encoding TetR/AcrR family transcriptional regulator produces MALAKFTSDGILDACAEEVLANGGDVRIADIASRLGAPTGSIYHRFGSRQELLVRLWLRSVGRFHVDYLAAGDQDDPERALLAMAECVVAFSRDHQLDAVAMTLYRHSRLVLTAPESCREDVENINVGIHDRLAVLAERRYEHTTERHRFLVRLAAAESPYGLVRPYLWNSVPASLPEAVVASSRAILALGD; encoded by the coding sequence GTGGCCCTCGCCAAGTTCACCTCCGACGGGATCCTCGACGCGTGTGCGGAGGAGGTGCTCGCAAACGGCGGCGACGTGCGGATCGCCGATATAGCCAGCCGGCTGGGTGCTCCCACGGGGTCGATCTATCACCGGTTCGGATCGCGACAGGAGCTTCTCGTCCGACTGTGGCTGCGCAGCGTCGGGCGCTTCCACGTGGACTATCTGGCCGCCGGGGATCAGGACGACCCGGAGCGTGCGCTGTTGGCCATGGCCGAGTGCGTCGTCGCGTTCAGCCGTGATCATCAGCTGGACGCGGTCGCCATGACGTTGTACCGGCACTCACGTCTGGTGCTGACGGCCCCCGAGTCCTGTCGCGAGGACGTCGAGAACATCAACGTCGGCATACACGACCGCCTCGCGGTGCTGGCCGAGCGGCGTTACGAGCACACGACCGAGCGCCACCGGTTTCTCGTGCGTCTCGCCGCGGCCGAGAGTCCCTACGGGCTCGTCAGGCCCTATCTGTGGAACTCGGTGCCCGCGTCGCTGCCCGAGGCCGTGGTCGCCAGCTCGAGAGCCATCCTCGCCCTCGGCGACTGA
- a CDS encoding class I SAM-dependent RNA methyltransferase, producing MVGRRFEVEVGPVAHGGHCVARVEERVVFVRHALPGERVVLEITEGTEGDRFWRGDAVEVLTPSPDRVPAPCPYAGPGRCGGCDLQHVALPAQRELKARVVREQLLRVARIEVDVVVEAVPGDEEGLHWRTRQRYVALPGGARGMRKHRSHDVVAVDACLLEAPDGPSYDVRGHAFEVTTAPGEGASFWQVHPGAPEVLVDAVLDALGPRPGESALDLYAGVGLFSRFLAEAVGPTGSVAAVEGDRTASALSERNCPGVLACGGDVGAVLADGLPDAWARADLVVLDPPRTGAKRAVVEQVVAREPRAVAYVACDPSALARDVAIFAEHGYRLASLRAFDLFPMTHHVECVALLTRTGPDLG from the coding sequence ATGGTCGGGCGCCGGTTCGAGGTCGAGGTCGGTCCGGTCGCGCACGGCGGGCACTGCGTGGCCCGGGTCGAGGAGCGGGTGGTGTTCGTCCGGCACGCCCTGCCCGGCGAGCGGGTGGTCCTGGAGATCACCGAGGGCACCGAGGGGGACCGGTTCTGGCGCGGCGACGCCGTCGAGGTGCTGACCCCGTCGCCCGACCGGGTGCCCGCACCCTGTCCGTACGCCGGCCCGGGCCGCTGCGGCGGCTGCGACCTCCAGCACGTCGCCCTGCCCGCCCAGCGCGAGCTCAAGGCCCGGGTCGTGCGCGAGCAACTGCTCCGGGTGGCCCGGATCGAGGTGGACGTCGTGGTCGAGGCCGTCCCCGGCGACGAGGAGGGCCTGCACTGGCGCACCCGCCAGCGGTACGTCGCGCTGCCCGGAGGCGCGCGCGGCATGCGCAAGCACCGCTCCCACGACGTCGTCGCCGTCGACGCCTGCCTCCTCGAGGCGCCGGACGGTCCGTCGTACGACGTGCGCGGGCACGCTTTCGAGGTCACCACCGCACCCGGCGAGGGCGCGAGCTTCTGGCAGGTCCACCCCGGCGCGCCCGAGGTTCTGGTCGACGCGGTGCTCGACGCGCTCGGCCCCCGGCCGGGGGAGAGCGCGCTCGACCTGTACGCCGGCGTGGGGTTGTTCAGCCGCTTCCTCGCCGAGGCGGTCGGACCGACCGGCTCGGTCGCGGCGGTCGAGGGCGACCGCACGGCCTCGGCCCTGTCCGAGCGCAACTGCCCCGGCGTCCTGGCCTGCGGGGGCGACGTCGGCGCCGTCCTCGCGGACGGTCTCCCGGACGCCTGGGCCCGTGCCGACCTGGTGGTCCTCGACCCGCCCCGCACCGGGGCCAAGCGCGCCGTGGTCGAGCAGGTCGTCGCGCGCGAGCCCCGGGCGGTCGCCTACGTCGCCTGCGACCCGTCGGCACTCGCGCGCGATGTCGCGATCTTCGCCGAGCACGGCTACCGGCTGGCGTCGCTGCGCGCCTTCGACCTGTTCCCGATGACGCACCACGTCGAGTGCGTGGCGTTGTTGACGAGAACCGGCCCCGACCTGGGGTGA
- a CDS encoding APC family permease, producing MGVGDVSKRILLGRKLRSAQLGETLLPKRVALPVFASDALSSVAYAPDEVFIMLAIAGTAQYVWSWKVAIAVALVMAAVIASYRQTVHAYPSGGGDYEVATVNLGRTAGMTVGSALLVDYVLTVAVSISSGANYAASALPAFQHHEATVAVVMVLLLMAMNLRGIRESGTFFAVPTYLFMFAILGMCAFGFFEMVAGTLPMAESADLDITPKEGWEDPITTFGLVILLARAFSSGCAALTGVEAISNGVPAFKRPKSQNAATTLLLLGMIAITMMVSVIVLAKQMGIRFVDPHEFGRLTRDGLPVPDDFDQHAVIAQIARAVFSDFSPGFYFVVTVTGIILVLAANTAFNGFPVLGSILAKDGLAPRALGARGDRLAYSNGIVFLAAMAIVLIVAFDAETTKLIQLYIVGVFVSFNLSQLGMIRHWTRALTTERDPAARRRIYRSRAINAVGLSFTAVVLVVVLLTKFLAGAWITILAMGFFFVVMKSIKKHYDNVERELAADETDKALPTRVHAVVLVSKLHKPTLRALAFAKATRPNALEGVYVSVDEKETARLLEEWDERNTGVPLKVLHSPYREVVKPIVEYASAIRRANPRGVVAVYIPEYVVGRWWEQFLHNQTALRLKGRLLFTPGVMVISVPYQLRSSEIALEREERDEHRVRPGDLRRGRVGSGDDKQIRR from the coding sequence GTGGGTGTCGGAGACGTATCGAAGCGCATCCTGCTCGGACGCAAGCTTCGGAGCGCCCAGTTGGGGGAGACGCTGCTGCCCAAGCGCGTCGCGCTGCCGGTGTTCGCCAGCGACGCCCTCTCGTCGGTGGCCTACGCCCCGGACGAGGTCTTCATCATGCTGGCGATCGCCGGCACCGCTCAGTACGTCTGGTCGTGGAAGGTCGCGATCGCCGTCGCGCTCGTGATGGCGGCCGTCATCGCGTCGTACCGACAGACGGTGCACGCCTATCCGTCGGGCGGGGGCGACTACGAGGTGGCGACGGTCAACCTCGGTCGGACGGCGGGCATGACCGTCGGCAGCGCGTTGCTGGTCGACTACGTCCTCACCGTCGCCGTGTCGATCTCCTCGGGCGCCAACTACGCAGCGTCGGCGCTGCCGGCGTTCCAGCACCACGAGGCGACGGTCGCCGTCGTCATGGTGCTGCTGCTGATGGCGATGAACCTGCGTGGCATCCGCGAGTCGGGCACCTTCTTCGCCGTCCCGACGTACCTGTTCATGTTCGCGATCCTGGGCATGTGCGCCTTCGGGTTCTTCGAGATGGTCGCGGGGACCCTGCCGATGGCCGAGAGCGCCGACCTCGACATCACGCCGAAGGAGGGCTGGGAGGACCCGATCACCACCTTCGGGCTGGTCATCCTGCTGGCCCGGGCCTTCTCGTCGGGCTGTGCCGCCCTGACCGGGGTCGAGGCCATCTCCAACGGCGTGCCCGCGTTCAAGCGGCCCAAGAGCCAGAACGCCGCGACCACGCTGCTGCTGCTCGGCATGATCGCCATCACGATGATGGTCAGCGTCATCGTGCTCGCCAAGCAGATGGGGATCCGGTTCGTCGACCCCCACGAGTTCGGGCGCCTCACCCGCGACGGCCTGCCCGTGCCCGACGACTTCGACCAGCACGCCGTCATCGCGCAGATCGCGCGGGCCGTGTTCTCCGACTTCAGCCCGGGCTTCTACTTCGTCGTCACCGTCACCGGCATCATCCTGGTGCTGGCGGCCAACACCGCCTTCAACGGCTTCCCGGTGCTCGGCTCGATCCTCGCCAAGGACGGGCTGGCACCCCGCGCTCTCGGCGCGCGCGGCGACCGGCTGGCCTACAGCAACGGCATCGTCTTCCTCGCCGCGATGGCGATCGTGCTCATCGTCGCCTTCGACGCCGAGACCACGAAGCTGATCCAGCTCTACATCGTCGGCGTCTTCGTCTCCTTCAACCTCAGCCAGCTCGGCATGATCCGGCACTGGACCAGGGCGCTGACGACCGAGCGGGACCCCGCCGCGCGCCGGCGGATCTACCGCTCCCGGGCCATCAACGCGGTCGGGCTGTCCTTCACCGCCGTGGTGCTGGTCGTCGTGCTGCTCACCAAGTTCCTCGCCGGCGCCTGGATCACCATCCTCGCGATGGGCTTCTTCTTCGTGGTCATGAAGTCCATCAAGAAGCACTACGACAACGTCGAGCGCGAGCTCGCGGCGGACGAAACCGACAAGGCGCTCCCGACCCGCGTGCACGCCGTGGTGCTCGTCTCCAAGCTGCACAAGCCGACCCTGCGGGCCCTGGCCTTCGCCAAGGCCACCCGACCCAACGCGCTCGAGGGCGTCTACGTGTCGGTCGACGAGAAGGAGACCGCGCGACTCCTCGAGGAGTGGGACGAGCGCAACACCGGCGTCCCGCTCAAGGTGCTGCACTCGCCGTACCGCGAGGTCGTCAAGCCGATCGTCGAGTACGCCTCCGCGATCCGGCGGGCCAACCCCCGCGGTGTGGTCGCGGTCTACATCCCCGAGTACGTCGTGGGCCGCTGGTGGGAGCAGTTCCTCCACAACCAGACCGCACTGCGGCTCAAGGGCCGGCTGCTGTTCACGCCGGGAGTCATGGTCATCTCGGTGCCCTACCAGCTGCGCTCCTCCGAGATCGCGCTCGAGCGCGAGGAGCGCGATGAGCACCGGGTTCGCCCCGGCGACCTGCGCCGCGGGCGGGTCGGCTCCGGCGACGACAAGCAGATCCGGCGGTGA
- a CDS encoding TrkA family potassium uptake protein yields MHVVIMGCGRVGSTLARSLEDRNHTVSIIDSEPDAFRRLGPGFNGDKIPGIGFDQEVLEKAGIRRADAFAAVSSGDNSNIIAARVARETFGIQQVVARIYDPGRAEVYQRLGITTVATVKWTADQVLRRILPAGAEPDFRDPSGTIRVDHLPTPEVWVGARVGQLQEQARCRVAWIDRLGEGLLPDRDSVIQEGDMLHLVTREESADHAYEVLGRGPELGE; encoded by the coding sequence GTGCACGTCGTGATCATGGGCTGCGGCCGGGTCGGCTCGACCCTGGCCCGAAGCCTCGAGGACCGCAACCACACCGTGTCGATCATCGACAGCGAGCCTGACGCGTTCCGGCGGCTCGGACCGGGCTTCAACGGCGACAAGATCCCCGGCATCGGCTTCGACCAGGAGGTCCTGGAGAAGGCCGGCATCCGCCGCGCGGACGCCTTCGCCGCCGTGTCGAGCGGCGACAACTCCAACATCATCGCGGCCCGGGTCGCGCGGGAGACGTTCGGGATCCAGCAGGTCGTGGCCCGGATCTACGACCCCGGACGCGCCGAGGTCTACCAGCGGCTCGGGATCACCACGGTCGCGACCGTCAAATGGACCGCCGACCAGGTACTGCGCCGGATCCTCCCGGCCGGCGCCGAGCCGGACTTCCGGGACCCGTCCGGCACCATCCGCGTCGACCACCTCCCGACCCCCGAGGTCTGGGTGGGTGCCCGGGTGGGGCAGCTCCAGGAGCAGGCCCGATGCCGGGTCGCCTGGATCGACCGGCTCGGCGAGGGCCTGCTGCCGGACCGCGACAGCGTCATCCAGGAGGGCGACATGCTCCACCTGGTCACCCGCGAGGAGTCCGCGGACCATGCCTACGAGGTGCTCGGCCGCGGGCCCGAGCTCGGCGAGTGA